The proteins below come from a single Serpentinimonas raichei genomic window:
- a CDS encoding YjbH domain-containing protein: MSLRIHPLALALLSVFAVMSVEGAGAAERALGPEPAPGERLSAWALRVHGPLADTTALHWHAQSERQPQHLLREAVLAGLESARQRGDLSAQAHETLSAWLLALPVTGRLTLATHDPRALQVMPESDPQAGPGHSFVHFARPTQVVVLNSSGLPCLLRHQPGAWAQDYLQACARLHAAHSPPVDTVWVAQADGRVQSFGVAPWNLSPQYQPSPGAWIWAPERNSGLGPELSSNLARLLATQAPPDAHPALQGHSTPAAAVALAQPNLHHEPRGPVLTGNDWGELGLLQTPSARMGPAGTVRTSISQVQPYTRLNFMLQPLDWLQFGFRYTDIGNRLYGPAIAGDQSLKDKSIDLKLRLSPESATWPAIALGVRDIGGTGLFASEYLVASKRWGNWDASLGLGWGNMGSRGNVSNPLRLLGSRFEQRAAADVGQGGDFNLNKLFTGPAAVFGGVQWASPSSPWVFKAELDGNSYQAEPLDNAQPVDSPINLGVVYRWGPTVELALSWQRGNRVAFGLTLQGNLGQAYVPKLLDPVLPALRTQMPAALPAAGWADVASEINRFTSWQVQSVKQTHDQALVVAEIDPSPYLEQRIERAIRVMHALAPASVRSFRLQLTRHALPLSELHIDRTEWLLQQTQALPPSQALVAQQPHNLAFAPIEQSSAPPDHWQANPPRFSAQWAPTFSQIIGGPDGFLLYQLGVGADAQWRLTQRTWVSGNAHLRLIDNFDRFNFPGHSALPRVRTYIREYVTSSRLTLPRLQLTHARHLGGNHYASVYAGLLESMYGGVGAEWLYRPFGRSWSFGVDINHVQQRGFRQDFSFRDYRVTTGHATLNWDTGWNDVHVKIQAGRYLAGDHGATLDISRTFRNGTSIGAWATLTDVPFAVFGEGSFDKGIYIRIPFDAMLPISTSGVANLSWQPLTRDGGARLNRSDTLFDLTQARSGRALFWRPAAPQPRRSAERTAYVLQEPTPQPFDDPLSSAGQLFDQVGAVPTQTWLWAGAAVLGSALLDRSADRWAARNQGGNWDRLGDVGNALPLAFTAGSALLATGVAGPAASGTAQTALLAGAGALGASMVVRTLAGRSRPLQGQGSSQFEGPGSGSHRSSFTSNHTALAFALVTPFARQHQMPWLYGLAAATALGRVQQREHWLSDTVGGALLGYGIGTLLSLQQENPERGPRVRLTAHSIHADWSF; this comes from the coding sequence ATGAGCTTGCGCATACATCCCTTGGCGCTGGCTTTGCTCAGCGTTTTTGCTGTCATGTCGGTCGAGGGTGCAGGGGCAGCCGAGCGCGCCCTAGGGCCCGAACCGGCGCCGGGCGAGCGCCTCAGTGCTTGGGCCTTGCGTGTGCATGGCCCGCTGGCCGACACCACAGCCTTGCACTGGCACGCCCAAAGCGAGCGCCAGCCGCAGCACCTGTTGCGCGAGGCGGTGCTGGCCGGCCTCGAATCGGCGCGGCAGCGCGGTGATTTAAGTGCCCAAGCACACGAAACCTTGAGCGCTTGGTTGTTGGCCCTGCCGGTTACCGGGCGCCTCACGCTGGCCACGCACGACCCCCGGGCCCTGCAAGTCATGCCCGAGAGCGACCCGCAAGCCGGGCCCGGCCACAGTTTTGTGCACTTTGCGCGCCCCACCCAGGTGGTGGTGCTCAATTCCTCTGGCCTGCCCTGCCTGCTGCGGCACCAGCCAGGTGCTTGGGCACAAGACTATCTGCAAGCCTGCGCCCGGCTCCACGCCGCACACAGCCCGCCCGTGGATACGGTGTGGGTGGCGCAGGCCGACGGGCGGGTGCAAAGCTTTGGCGTAGCCCCTTGGAACCTCAGCCCCCAGTACCAGCCCAGCCCAGGTGCTTGGATCTGGGCACCCGAGCGCAACTCGGGCCTTGGCCCCGAACTCTCGTCCAACTTGGCGCGCTTGCTGGCCACCCAGGCACCGCCCGACGCCCACCCCGCTTTACAAGGCCACAGCACACCCGCCGCCGCCGTGGCCTTGGCGCAACCCAATCTGCACCACGAGCCGCGTGGCCCCGTGCTCACCGGCAACGACTGGGGCGAACTGGGCCTGCTGCAAACCCCCAGTGCCCGCATGGGGCCGGCCGGCACCGTGCGCACCAGCATCAGCCAGGTGCAGCCCTACACCCGCCTCAACTTCATGCTGCAGCCGCTCGATTGGCTCCAGTTTGGCTTTCGCTACACCGATATTGGCAACCGCCTCTACGGCCCGGCCATCGCGGGCGATCAGTCGCTCAAAGACAAATCCATCGATCTCAAGTTGCGTTTAAGCCCCGAAAGCGCCACCTGGCCCGCCATCGCCCTGGGCGTGCGCGACATCGGCGGCACCGGCCTGTTTGCCAGCGAATACCTGGTGGCCAGCAAGCGCTGGGGCAACTGGGATGCCTCCCTCGGCCTGGGTTGGGGCAATATGGGCAGCCGCGGCAACGTGAGCAACCCCTTGCGTTTGTTGGGTAGCCGCTTCGAGCAGCGCGCCGCCGCCGACGTGGGCCAGGGCGGCGATTTCAACCTCAACAAGCTGTTTACCGGACCCGCCGCCGTGTTTGGTGGCGTGCAGTGGGCCTCACCCAGCAGCCCGTGGGTGTTCAAGGCCGAGCTCGACGGCAACAGCTACCAGGCCGAGCCGCTGGACAACGCGCAGCCGGTCGATTCCCCTATCAATTTGGGCGTGGTGTACCGCTGGGGCCCCACGGTCGAGCTGGCGCTCTCGTGGCAGCGCGGCAACCGGGTGGCGTTTGGCCTCACGCTGCAAGGCAACCTAGGCCAGGCCTACGTGCCCAAACTGCTCGACCCGGTCTTGCCCGCCTTGCGCACCCAAATGCCGGCCGCCTTGCCCGCTGCGGGTTGGGCCGATGTGGCCAGCGAAATCAACCGCTTCACCAGTTGGCAAGTGCAGTCGGTCAAGCAAACGCACGACCAAGCCTTGGTGGTGGCCGAGATCGATCCGTCGCCGTACCTGGAGCAGCGCATCGAGCGCGCCATCCGCGTCATGCACGCGCTGGCCCCGGCCTCTGTGCGCAGCTTCAGGCTGCAGCTCACACGGCACGCCCTGCCCTTGTCGGAGCTGCACATCGACCGCACCGAATGGCTGCTGCAGCAAACCCAAGCGCTGCCCCCTTCGCAGGCGCTGGTGGCGCAGCAGCCGCACAACTTGGCCTTTGCCCCGATTGAGCAAAGCAGTGCACCGCCGGATCACTGGCAGGCCAATCCGCCCCGTTTTAGCGCCCAATGGGCACCCACGTTTAGCCAGATCATCGGCGGCCCCGATGGCTTCTTGCTGTACCAGTTGGGTGTGGGGGCCGATGCCCAGTGGCGCTTGACGCAGCGCACTTGGGTGAGCGGCAATGCGCACCTGCGCCTGATCGACAACTTTGACCGCTTCAACTTCCCGGGCCACAGCGCGCTGCCTCGGGTGCGCACCTACATCCGCGAATACGTCACCAGCAGCCGCTTGACGCTGCCGCGCTTGCAGCTCACCCACGCCCGGCACCTCGGGGGCAACCACTACGCCAGCGTGTATGCGGGGCTGCTCGAAAGCATGTACGGCGGTGTGGGGGCCGAGTGGCTGTACCGGCCCTTCGGGCGCTCGTGGTCCTTCGGGGTGGACATCAACCACGTGCAGCAGCGCGGCTTTAGGCAAGATTTTTCGTTTCGCGATTACCGCGTCACCACCGGCCACGCCACCCTCAATTGGGACACCGGCTGGAACGACGTGCACGTCAAAATCCAAGCCGGGCGCTACCTGGCGGGTGACCACGGAGCCACGCTCGACATCAGCCGCACCTTTCGCAACGGCACCTCCATTGGGGCCTGGGCCACCCTCACCGACGTGCCCTTTGCCGTTTTTGGCGAGGGCAGCTTCGACAAAGGCATCTACATCCGCATCCCCTTCGATGCCATGTTGCCCATCTCCACCTCCGGCGTGGCCAACTTGAGCTGGCAGCCCCTCACGCGCGACGGTGGGGCGCGCCTCAACCGTTCCGACACACTCTTTGACCTCACCCAAGCGCGCAGCGGTCGGGCCCTGTTTTGGCGTCCGGCCGCGCCCCAGCCGCGGCGCAGCGCCGAGCGCACCGCGTATGTGCTGCAAGAGCCCACGCCGCAGCCCTTTGACGACCCGCTCTCCAGTGCCGGCCAGCTATTCGATCAAGTGGGTGCCGTACCCACCCAAACATGGCTGTGGGCTGGGGCGGCGGTGTTGGGCAGCGCCTTGCTCGACCGCAGCGCCGACCGCTGGGCCGCACGCAACCAAGGCGGCAACTGGGATCGGCTAGGGGATGTGGGCAATGCGCTGCCATTGGCTTTCACCGCCGGCTCGGCCCTGTTGGCCACCGGCGTGGCAGGCCCCGCCGCTTCTGGCACCGCGCAAACGGCCCTGCTGGCCGGTGCCGGTGCGTTGGGGGCGAGCATGGTAGTGCGCACCCTGGCGGGCCGCAGCCGGCCGCTGCAAGGGCAAGGCAGCAGCCAATTCGAAGGCCCGGGTTCGGGTTCACACCGCTCCAGCTTCACCTCCAACCACACCGCGCTGGCTTTTGCCCTGGTCACCCCCTTTGCGCGCCAGCACCAAATGCCCTGGCTCTATGGGCTGGCGGCAGCCACGGCGCTGGGGCGGGTGCAGCAGCGCGAGCACTGGCTGTCCGACACCGTGGGCGGTGCCCTGCTGGGTTATGGCATTGGCACCCTGCTGTCGCTGCAGCAAGAAAACCCCGAGCGCGGCCCGCGTGTGCGCCTGACCGCACACTCGATACATGCCGACTGGAGCTTTTGA
- a CDS encoding polysaccharide biosynthesis/export family protein produces MVAPTQFQSFVQQSTGQLLPIFGAQLFAQPQTFAPISNIAVPGSYVLGPGDTVQLNVWGLADFAAALTIDRHGQVQVPRAGPLTLAGVRAEQLEGVLRNHLGRVLVNFELSATVANLRSIQVYVVGQASRPGTYTISSLSTLINALFASGGPSANGSMRAIELRRANRTVTTLDLYRFIALGDKSQDVLLQPGDVIVIPPVGPQVAVTGAFDQAALYELKPGATISDVLAPGGGVPVLAATQMALLERIDPQAIPARQVAQLALDAAGLRTVLRDGDILTLLSISPEFANAVTLQGAVAAPLRHPWTPGMRLSQLIPQTEALIQANFFQRQNQLVQLIGGPQGGAQALQRHFQINAEAINWDYAVIERLNRQTLQRQLIPFNLGRLVLQRDATQDLELQPGDVVTIFTLSDLQAPLQRQERVVRIEGEVAVPGVYVALPGETLPQLIRRIGGLTPHAYVFGTHLARESVRRQQQQNLDQLIARLESGLQAQSAQQVAALQGGADAARASILIEAQREAQRQQVQRLRTMRSNGRVALEIDPRDTSLAALPNLPLENGDHIVVPSVPGFVSAFGAVNNENTFIFRPGRTVGDVFRLAGLTAEADASQAFVLRADGTILASADQGGWFGGGLEAVALMPGDTVVVPQREVRETGWNLFLRNARDITQVLANLGLGLAALRTL; encoded by the coding sequence GTGGTTGCGCCCACGCAGTTTCAAAGCTTTGTGCAGCAAAGCACCGGTCAGTTGTTGCCCATTTTTGGGGCCCAGCTCTTTGCGCAGCCGCAGACCTTTGCCCCCATCAGCAACATTGCCGTGCCCGGCAGCTATGTATTGGGCCCCGGCGACACCGTTCAGCTCAATGTGTGGGGCTTGGCCGACTTTGCGGCCGCGCTCACCATCGACCGCCATGGCCAGGTGCAGGTGCCCCGGGCCGGCCCACTCACGCTGGCCGGCGTGCGCGCCGAGCAGCTAGAGGGCGTATTGCGCAACCACCTGGGCCGCGTGCTGGTCAATTTCGAGCTTTCGGCCACCGTGGCCAACTTGCGCAGCATCCAAGTGTATGTGGTGGGGCAGGCCAGCCGTCCTGGTACCTACACCATCTCCAGCCTCAGCACCCTCATCAACGCCCTCTTTGCCAGTGGCGGACCCAGCGCCAACGGCTCCATGCGCGCCATCGAACTGCGCCGCGCCAACCGCACCGTCACCACGCTCGACCTATACCGTTTCATCGCCCTAGGCGACAAGTCGCAAGACGTGCTGCTGCAGCCCGGCGACGTCATCGTCATCCCACCAGTAGGCCCACAGGTGGCGGTCACCGGTGCATTTGATCAAGCCGCGCTGTACGAGCTCAAACCCGGCGCAACCATCTCCGATGTGCTCGCCCCCGGTGGTGGGGTGCCGGTGCTGGCAGCCACCCAAATGGCCTTGCTGGAGCGCATCGATCCACAAGCCATCCCAGCGCGCCAAGTGGCCCAGCTGGCGCTCGACGCCGCCGGCCTGCGCACCGTGCTGCGCGATGGCGACATCCTAACCCTGCTCTCCATCAGCCCAGAGTTTGCCAACGCTGTCACGCTGCAAGGTGCGGTGGCAGCGCCCCTGCGCCACCCGTGGACGCCGGGCATGCGCCTGTCACAGCTCATCCCGCAGACCGAGGCGCTTATCCAGGCCAACTTCTTTCAGCGCCAAAACCAATTGGTGCAACTGATTGGCGGGCCGCAAGGGGGCGCGCAAGCCCTGCAGCGCCATTTCCAGATCAACGCCGAAGCCATCAACTGGGACTACGCCGTCATCGAGCGGCTCAACCGCCAAACCCTGCAGCGCCAGCTCATCCCCTTCAACCTGGGCCGTTTGGTGCTGCAGCGCGACGCCACCCAAGACCTCGAACTCCAGCCTGGCGATGTGGTCACCATTTTCACCCTCAGCGACTTGCAAGCCCCGCTGCAGCGCCAAGAGCGCGTGGTGCGCATCGAAGGCGAGGTGGCGGTGCCCGGTGTTTATGTGGCCCTGCCCGGCGAAACGCTGCCCCAGCTCATCCGCCGCATTGGCGGGCTTACCCCGCACGCCTATGTGTTTGGCACCCACTTGGCGCGCGAATCGGTGCGGCGCCAGCAGCAGCAAAACCTTGACCAACTCATTGCCCGCCTCGAATCTGGCTTGCAAGCCCAATCTGCGCAACAAGTTGCCGCGTTGCAAGGTGGAGCCGATGCAGCCCGCGCCAGCATCTTGATCGAAGCCCAGCGCGAAGCGCAGCGCCAGCAGGTGCAGCGCCTGCGCACCATGCGCAGCAACGGCCGCGTGGCGCTCGAAATCGACCCACGCGACACCAGCTTGGCGGCCCTGCCCAACTTGCCGCTGGAAAACGGCGACCACATCGTGGTGCCCAGCGTGCCCGGCTTCGTGTCTGCCTTTGGCGCGGTCAACAACGAAAACACCTTCATCTTCAGGCCCGGCCGCACCGTGGGCGATGTGTTTCGCTTGGCCGGCCTCACGGCCGAAGCCGACGCCTCGCAAGCCTTTGTGCTGCGCGCCGATGGCACCATCTTGGCCAGTGCAGACCAGGGCGGCTGGTTTGGGGGCGGGCTAGAGGCTGTGGCGCTCATGCCCGGCGACACCGTGGTGGTGCCGCAGCGCGAAGTGCGCGAAACCGGCTGGAACCTGTTCTTGCGCAACGCACGCGACATCACCCAGGTGCTGGCCAACCTCGGCTTGGGGCTCGCCGCCCTGCGCACCCTCTAA
- a CDS encoding Wzz/FepE/Etk N-terminal domain-containing protein has translation MNPQASPSQPNGTPDEDEISLLDLFATIAANLKLLIIAPLLVGFAVLGISFLMTPIYTAQTKFLPPMQQQSAAAAMLQQLGGLAGLAGAAGGIADPADQFVAFLGSRSVQDSLVERFALMERYESRNREAAARSLGERTRISSGRDGLITIAFDDPDPAFAAQVANAYVEELGQLVGRLALTEAQHRRKFFEQHLVKVSADLQEAEQALMATGVNVRALNIQPGAALQAVALLRAQVTAQEVQVASMRTHLSEAAPELRQAMATLGALRGQLNRLDAQERATPNTAAGTNPNNPGYFARLREFTLQQTLFELMVKQYEMARVDESREGASIQVLDIAQAPEQRSSPRRAIMATIASLATGFALLLFVFVREAVRNAGNDPESSAKMAKIRRSLGLPA, from the coding sequence ATGAACCCGCAAGCCAGCCCCAGCCAGCCCAACGGCACCCCAGATGAGGACGAAATCTCTCTGCTCGATCTGTTCGCCACCATCGCCGCCAACCTCAAGCTGCTCATCATTGCCCCCTTGCTGGTGGGCTTTGCGGTGCTGGGCATCAGTTTTTTGATGACGCCCATCTACACCGCGCAAACCAAGTTTTTACCGCCCATGCAGCAGCAAAGCGCCGCCGCGGCTATGCTGCAGCAGCTCGGTGGGCTGGCGGGTTTGGCCGGTGCAGCGGGGGGCATTGCCGACCCGGCCGATCAGTTTGTGGCGTTTTTGGGCAGCCGCTCGGTTCAAGACAGCCTAGTCGAGCGCTTTGCCCTCATGGAGCGCTACGAAAGCCGCAACCGCGAGGCAGCCGCCCGCTCTTTGGGCGAGCGCACCCGCATCAGCAGCGGCCGCGACGGCTTAATTACCATCGCATTCGACGACCCCGACCCCGCCTTCGCCGCCCAAGTGGCCAACGCCTACGTAGAAGAGCTAGGCCAGCTAGTAGGCCGCTTGGCGCTTACCGAGGCCCAGCACCGGCGCAAGTTTTTTGAGCAGCATTTGGTCAAGGTCAGTGCCGACCTGCAAGAGGCCGAGCAAGCCCTAATGGCCACGGGTGTGAATGTGCGGGCACTCAACATTCAGCCCGGTGCCGCCTTGCAAGCCGTGGCCCTGCTGCGCGCCCAGGTTACCGCACAAGAGGTGCAAGTGGCCAGCATGCGCACCCACCTCAGCGAAGCCGCCCCCGAGCTGCGCCAAGCCATGGCTACATTGGGTGCCCTGAGGGGGCAGCTAAACCGGCTCGATGCGCAAGAACGGGCCACCCCCAACACAGCGGCCGGCACCAACCCAAACAACCCCGGCTACTTTGCGCGCTTGCGCGAGTTCACGCTGCAGCAAACCCTGTTCGAGCTCATGGTCAAGCAATACGAAATGGCCCGGGTGGACGAATCGCGCGAAGGCGCCAGCATTCAAGTGCTCGACATCGCCCAAGCCCCCGAGCAGCGCTCCAGCCCGCGGCGCGCCATCATGGCCACCATAGCCTCACTGGCTACGGGTTTTGCTTTGCTGTTGTTTGTATTTGTGCGCGAAGCCGTGCGCAATGCGGGTAATGACCCCGAAAGCTCGGCCAAAATGGCCAAGATACGGCGCAGTTTGGGTTTGCCTGCTTAG
- a CDS encoding LysR substrate-binding domain-containing protein, producing MAVRIPPIQCLLTFEALARLRSVTQAAEELCVTPSAVSHRVKQLELVLGVKLFGRADFSLTTEGSEYLAHVREGLLALQRFPSHQPSPGRRKLRLAVTPTFARSLVKPRLQQFAQAYPEIDLTLQVSIPLLDVVAEDADLTIRFGTGRYADVEHICLVKDAVLPLASPAFLREHGPFEAASDLEGVPLLRSPLEPWRTWFAAQHLDWPEPSEGSQFNDIGLMCDGAAAGMGVALVRLRLGAPWLENGSLVRLGETEPFRTPVPSPHAHYLCWRTGTMERWECAAFAEWLKKALG from the coding sequence ATGGCCGTTCGCATCCCCCCCATCCAGTGCCTGCTCACCTTCGAGGCGCTGGCGCGGCTGCGCAGCGTCACGCAGGCGGCCGAAGAGCTGTGCGTCACCCCCAGCGCCGTCAGCCACCGCGTCAAGCAGCTCGAACTGGTGCTGGGCGTGAAACTATTTGGCCGGGCCGATTTTTCGCTCACCACCGAGGGCAGCGAATACCTGGCCCATGTGCGCGAGGGGCTGCTGGCGCTGCAGCGCTTTCCCAGCCACCAGCCCAGCCCCGGACGGCGCAAGCTGCGGCTGGCGGTCACGCCCACCTTTGCGCGCTCGCTGGTGAAGCCACGCCTGCAGCAGTTTGCGCAAGCCTACCCCGAGATCGACCTCACGCTGCAAGTGAGCATTCCGCTGCTCGACGTGGTGGCCGAAGACGCCGACCTCACCATCCGCTTTGGCACCGGGCGCTACGCCGATGTGGAGCACATCTGCCTGGTCAAAGACGCCGTGCTGCCGCTGGCCTCACCCGCGTTCCTGCGCGAACACGGCCCGTTCGAGGCCGCGTCAGACCTCGAAGGCGTGCCGCTGCTGCGCAGCCCGCTGGAGCCGTGGCGCACCTGGTTTGCAGCCCAGCACCTGGACTGGCCCGAACCCAGTGAAGGCTCGCAGTTCAACGACATCGGTCTCATGTGCGACGGTGCCGCCGCCGGCATGGGCGTGGCGCTGGTGCGGCTGCGCTTGGGCGCGCCGTGGCTGGAAAATGGCTCGCTGGTGCGCTTGGGCGAAACCGAGCCCTTTCGCACCCCGGTGCCCAGCCCGCACGCGCACTACCTGTGCTGGCGCACCGGCACCATGGAGCGCTGGGAGTGCGCGGCTTTTGCCGAGTGGCTGAAAAAGGCGTTGGGGTAA
- a CDS encoding type II toxin-antitoxin system VapC family toxin, translating into MYLLDTNVLSELRKIRLGKADAGVAAWADRVDAADLYLSVISVQELEIGVLLAERRDAAQGATLRAWLNTQVLPAFSGRILVVDAAVALRSARLHVPDSRPVRDGLIAATALVHGLVVVTRNLADFEPTGAQTLNPWALAL; encoded by the coding sequence ATGTATTTGCTCGACACGAATGTGCTGTCTGAATTGCGCAAAATCCGCCTCGGCAAGGCCGATGCGGGGGTGGCGGCTTGGGCCGACCGTGTCGATGCCGCCGACTTGTACCTGTCGGTGATTTCAGTGCAAGAGTTGGAAATTGGCGTGCTGCTGGCCGAACGCCGCGATGCCGCGCAAGGGGCCACGCTGCGGGCTTGGCTGAACACGCAAGTCTTGCCCGCTTTCAGTGGCCGCATTTTGGTCGTCGATGCCGCCGTGGCGCTGCGCAGCGCCCGGCTCCACGTGCCCGACTCCCGCCCCGTGCGCGACGGGCTCATCGCCGCCACCGCGCTGGTGCACGGCTTGGTGGTGGTCACCCGCAACCTGGCCGACTTCGAGCCCACCGGCGCCCAAACGCTCAACCCTTGGGCCTTGGCTTTATAA
- a CDS encoding type II toxin-antitoxin system Phd/YefM family antitoxin, protein MTVTTFSSREFNQDAGKAKKAALQGPVFITDRGRPAHVLLSFDEYKKLTGERSKIADLLAMPGPEVPELELQPQRDLAQAAAFT, encoded by the coding sequence ATGACCGTCACCACCTTTTCCAGCCGCGAGTTCAACCAAGACGCCGGCAAGGCCAAGAAAGCGGCTTTGCAGGGCCCCGTTTTCATCACCGACCGCGGGCGGCCCGCGCACGTCCTGCTGTCGTTTGATGAATACAAAAAGCTCACGGGTGAGCGCAGCAAAATCGCCGATCTGCTCGCCATGCCCGGCCCCGAAGTGCCAGAGCTTGAGTTGCAGCCGCAGCGCGACCTGGCCCAAGCGGCGGCGTTCACCTGA
- the purU gene encoding formyltetrahydrofolate deformylase yields MNATYVLTLSCPDKPGIVHAVSGFLLQHGGNIEEAAQFNDHATGLFFMRVQFVCECVSEPELRQQVQALAQAHQMRWGLHAWHEPMRCVIFVSQQGHCLNDLLFRWKSGLLRLDIRAIVSNHRDFYQLAASYNIPFQHLPLRPGHKAEVEARQLELIAQEQAELVVLARYMQILSDGMCEQLAGRAINIHHSFLPSFKGAKPYHQAHQRGVKLIGATAHYVTAALDEGPIIEQDVARVDHSLSVEDLAASGHDTECAVLARAVKWHSEHRVLLNGHKTVVFR; encoded by the coding sequence ATGAATGCGACTTATGTGCTCACGCTCTCGTGCCCGGACAAACCCGGCATCGTCCATGCGGTCTCGGGTTTTTTGCTGCAACACGGCGGCAACATCGAAGAAGCGGCGCAGTTCAACGACCACGCCACCGGCTTGTTTTTCATGCGCGTGCAGTTCGTCTGCGAGTGCGTGAGCGAGCCCGAATTGCGCCAGCAGGTGCAGGCGCTGGCGCAGGCGCACCAGATGCGCTGGGGCTTGCACGCCTGGCACGAACCGATGCGCTGCGTGATCTTCGTCAGCCAGCAGGGCCATTGCCTAAATGACCTGCTGTTTCGCTGGAAATCGGGCCTGCTGCGGCTCGATATCCGCGCCATCGTCAGCAACCACCGCGATTTCTACCAGCTCGCCGCCAGCTACAACATCCCCTTCCAGCACCTGCCGCTGCGCCCCGGCCACAAGGCCGAGGTGGAGGCGCGCCAGCTCGAACTGATCGCGCAAGAGCAGGCCGAGCTGGTGGTGCTGGCGCGCTATATGCAAATCCTCTCGGACGGCATGTGCGAGCAACTGGCCGGGCGCGCCATCAACATCCACCACAGCTTTTTGCCCAGCTTCAAGGGCGCCAAACCCTACCACCAGGCGCACCAACGCGGCGTGAAGTTGATCGGGGCCACGGCGCATTACGTGACCGCCGCGCTCGACGAAGGCCCGATCATCGAGCAAGACGTGGCCCGGGTGGACCACAGCCTGAGCGTGGAAGACCTGGCCGCCAGCGGGCACGACACCGAATGCGCGGTGCTGGCGCGCGCCGTCAAGTGGCACAGCGAACACCGGGTGCTGCTCAACGGCCACAAGACCGTGGTGTTTCGCTGA
- the glmU gene encoding bifunctional UDP-N-acetylglucosamine diphosphorylase/glucosamine-1-phosphate N-acetyltransferase GlmU, translated as MDFALDVVVLAAGKGTRMKSRWPKVLQRLGGQPLLAHVLQQAAQLQARQAVVVTGHEAEQVEAALADWGAALPLALRCVRQQPQLGTGHAVQQALPLLPDDGVTLVLSGDVPLTEAATLRALLALCAGQQLALLTLRLPDPSGYGRIERAADGSVQAIVEHKDASAAQLAIDEIYSGIMAAPTRLLRPWLAQLDNRNAQGEYYLTDVVRHARAAGCPVQAHRIDDALQVAGVNSPAQLAELERALQRRHAEHLMAQGVRLADPARLDVRGRLHCGQDVEIDINCVFEGEVHLGDGVRIGANCVIAQARIAAGAQILPFSHIDGQRDPVQVGAGAQVGPFARLRPGTRLGPEVHIGNFVEVKNSTLAAGAKANHLAYLGDATVGERVNYGAGSITANYDGAAKHRSVIEADVHVGSNCVLVAPITLGAGGTIGAGSTLTKSTPPGALTVARGKQISLPGWQRPKKGKG; from the coding sequence ATGGATTTTGCGCTCGACGTGGTGGTGTTGGCTGCCGGCAAAGGCACGCGCATGAAAAGCCGCTGGCCCAAGGTGCTGCAGCGCCTCGGGGGCCAGCCCCTGCTGGCGCATGTGCTGCAGCAGGCGGCGCAACTGCAGGCGCGGCAAGCGGTGGTGGTGACCGGGCACGAGGCCGAGCAGGTGGAAGCGGCGCTGGCCGACTGGGGCGCGGCGCTGCCGCTGGCGCTGCGCTGCGTGCGCCAACAGCCCCAACTGGGCACTGGCCACGCGGTGCAGCAGGCGCTGCCGCTGTTGCCCGACGACGGGGTGACGCTGGTGCTCTCGGGCGATGTGCCCCTGACCGAGGCCGCCACGCTGCGCGCGCTGCTGGCGCTGTGCGCGGGCCAGCAACTGGCGCTGCTGACGCTGCGCCTGCCCGACCCGAGCGGCTACGGCCGGATCGAACGGGCCGCCGACGGCAGCGTGCAAGCCATCGTCGAGCACAAAGACGCCAGCGCGGCGCAATTGGCCATAGACGAAATCTACAGCGGCATCATGGCCGCCCCGACGCGGCTGCTGCGCCCCTGGCTGGCGCAACTGGACAACCGCAATGCCCAAGGCGAGTACTACCTGACCGACGTGGTGCGCCACGCGCGCGCAGCGGGCTGCCCGGTGCAGGCGCACCGCATAGACGACGCGCTGCAGGTGGCGGGCGTGAACAGCCCGGCGCAACTGGCCGAGCTCGAACGCGCCTTGCAGCGCCGCCACGCCGAGCACCTAATGGCCCAAGGCGTGCGCCTAGCCGACCCGGCGCGGCTGGACGTGCGCGGCCGCCTGCATTGCGGGCAAGATGTGGAGATCGACATCAACTGCGTGTTCGAGGGCGAGGTGCACCTGGGCGACGGGGTGCGCATCGGGGCGAACTGCGTGATTGCCCAGGCCCGCATAGCAGCCGGGGCGCAGATTCTGCCCTTTAGCCACATCGACGGCCAGCGCGACCCGGTGCAGGTGGGGGCTGGTGCGCAAGTGGGGCCTTTTGCCCGCCTGCGCCCCGGCACCCGGCTCGGGCCCGAGGTGCACATCGGCAACTTTGTCGAAGTCAAAAACTCGACCCTCGCCGCCGGTGCCAAGGCCAATCACTTAGCCTACTTGGGCGATGCCACGGTGGGCGAGCGCGTGAACTACGGCGCGGGCAGCATCACCGCCAATTACGATGGCGCGGCCAAGCACCGCAGCGTGATCGAAGCCGACGTGCACGTGGGCAGCAACTGCGTGTTGGTGGCGCCCATCACCTTGGGCGCGGGCGGCACCATAGGGGCCGGATCGACCCTGACCAAAAGCACCCCGCCAGGCGCGCTCACGGTGGCGCGCGGCAAGCAGATCAGCCTGCCGGGCTGGCAGCGGCCCAAGAAGGGCAAGGGCTGA